DNA sequence from the Thermodesulfobacteriota bacterium genome:
TTTCCTGGTCCTGGCCCGAGCGGTGGAGGTGGTGGACGAGGCGGCGTCTGCAGAGCCCTGCCGCCGCACCGAAGAGGACCCCACCCGGGACCTGCGCCTGGAGACGGTGGCCCGGCTGGGGCTGGCGGCCATTCCCGGCACCGAGAGCCTGCTGGCCATGCCCCAGGCTCGGGCCGTGAACCGCCTGCTCGCCCGTTACCTGCTGCCGGTCGAGGACGAAGCGGCCTTCCCGGCGCCACCCCTTTTCGTGGCCATCCCGGGCGCGATTCCCGTGGCCATCCTGGCGGTGAAGGACGGGCGGCCCCGGTGGCTGGACAGCCATGCCCGCCTGGCGCCCCGGGCCGATGGCCGCCAGCGCGCCCTGGCCGAGCATGCCCAGGCGGTGCTGGCCCGAGTCGCCCCGCCGGCGGATGGGCGGCGCTACCGGCTGCGGGCCCTCCTGGGCCTCGACTACCTGCCGGCCGCCGGCCGGCTGCCGGCCTGGCTGCTCGGCAACGCCGGCAGCCTGGATCTGGGGCCGGACGATCTGGCCTTCGACCCGGTGGATCTGCAGGTGGAGGTTCTGGCAGTGCCGGCCAGCACCGCGCCCAGCATCGTGGAAGGGGAGCTGGCCAGGAGCCCCATCGACCTGGTGCACGGCCAGGGGGACCGGCTGCGGCTGCTCCTCGCCGTGAGCGACCCTGACTATCGTCCGGATCTCATGGACCTGCCCCTGCCGGATTTCCAGCTGGAGGCCGAGGTCTATGCCCTGGGCGACGAGGCCCGCCGGACTTACGGCCTCTGGCAGGCGGAGTATGACCGTCTCTTTGCCGGCCTGGGCGGGCCGGGCTACGAGGAGGAGCTGCGGGCCGTGGCCCGGCCGCGGCCCATCGCGGCGCCGGAGACCCCGGCCCAGTTCTTTGCCGCCCTCTTGGCCCGCCATGAGGCTGCGGCCAGGGACGACGAGCCCCTGGCCCTGCACCTTCTTTTCAGCCGCTACCAGGATGAGGCCGGCCGGCCCCGCATCCCCGGGCAGGCACCGGCCGGCCACGCCGATCCGGCCCTGCCACCGGCCCCCAGCGACCGCCTGTACTGCCAGCGGACGGATCTTGGGCGCCGGATCGCCTTTCTCGAACAGGAGCTGGCCGACAACGCCACCCTCATGGCTGACTTCGACACCTTCCTCCAGCTCCAGCGCCAGCACCTGGACAACCTCACCCTGTCCTTCAGCCATCTGGCCGGGGGCGTGCCCGGGGATGGCTCCGGGCTCAAGCTGACCCGCTGGCTGCCGTACGCCACCTTCGAGCGGGAATAAGGAGGACGTTGCCATGGCCCAGGCAAAGACAGCAGCTATCGCCCGGATGCTGACCCCGGCCGAGCGCCTGGCGCAGTTGGCGAGCGCCCGGGAGGGGCAGGTCAACCCTGCCGCCAGTGCCGACCCCCTGGTGGACGTGGCCAGCGATCTTAAGCTGGGGGGCGAGGCCTTCACCGCTGCCGGCACCGGCACGGCCGGGGTGCTGCGCCATGTCGACCACTTTGCGGCGATCTTCCGGGATGCCGCCGACGGGATTGACAGCCTCCGGGACGTCCTGGCCGGCTGGGAGGAGTCGGCGCTTCTCTCCCGTCTGGAGCGCTACATCGAGACCTACTTCGGGCAGGCTGCTGGCCGGCTCTTTCCAGAGCGGCCGGCGGAGCGGGCGCGGTACTTTGCCGGCGCCTCCCGGGAGAACGGTCTGCCGGGCTTCCCTGGCCAGGATCTGGACGACCTGCGCCACGCCGTGGACCGGGCCGAGGGGCCCGAGCCACCCCAGCGAGGCCTGTTCAGGACGGGACAGATCCTCCTTGCCGACACCCAGCAGGTGGAGCGGCTCCGCCACGGCCTGGCGCGGCTGGCCCAGGACCGCAGCCGCCAGCTGGTCCAGGCCAGGGCGCAGCTGGCCGCTCTGGAAGAGGAGATCGATGGCAGCCGGCAGGAGCTGGCCCGCCGCAACGACGTCCGGGCCCAGGCCCTGGACGACTATGCGGTGGCCCGGCGCCTTCTGGCCGAGCACTGGCAGGAGCTTCTGGCAGCGATCGACCGGCGGCGCGCCATCCTGGAGGCGCACCAGGGCCTCTACTACACCCGGGTGCGGGAGACGGCGGTGGAGCGAAGCCTGCCCGATCCCCTGGAGCTGCGCTTGGCCGGTGCGGATGACGTGGTGCCGGGCTGCCCGGCCGGCAGCGTCGACCTGCCCGACGAGCTGGCGCCTTTTGTCGAGGCGGTGCTGGAGATCCCGGTGGCGGACTGGGCGAGCCTGGCGGATTTCCCGGCGCTCCTGCCCGGTCCTGAGCGGCTTGCGCTCATGGCTGCCCAGCGCCGGAGCCGGCTGGATCTCAAGCTCGGCCGGCCGGGGGTGGGCACCCCCCCCCGGCTGGCCGCCCTCGTGGGCCAGCAGGCCGGGGTCCTCCGGCAGCTCGGCAACGGCCCGGCCGGGCCGGCCGCCTCTTCCTTGGCGGACCGGCAGCGGGCCGCCGCCCGCCAGCTGTCCCTGGAGGACCTCCTGTCCGGGCCGCCGCACCGGCTGCGTGGCCGGGCCGAGGTCTTGCGCAACCGGCTGGACCAGGCTACGGCCTGCCTTGTCCAGCGGCTGCCGGATCTGCCGCCGGCGGTCCGCCTGGCCTGGGCCCAGGCAGCGGAAAAGGATCGGCTGCCGGTGGAGAGCCCCCTGGCCTGGCCGGCCATGGACCGGATCCAGGCCGAGGATCTGGGGGGCCTGCGCACCCTGGTCGAGCTGGTGACCTGGCTCTTCCGGCAGCTGGCCGCCGGGGCCTCGGGGCCGGCCCGCACGGCCTTGCGCAACCTGGTGCGGGCTGTGCTGCTGCTGGCGGCCGGCGACGATCCTTTCGACCTTGTGCACGGCACGGTGCAGACCCTGCCCGGCCGCTTCCAGACCGGGGCCGTCCTGCGCCTGACCCTCAACCGGCCGGCCCGACCGGGCAGCGAGCTGCAGCTCTTCGACCCGGACCAGCGCCTGGTGGGCCTTGTGCGGGTGGAGGACCAGGACGGCCAGGGCACGCTGGCCCAGGTGATCCAGGTATTCCGGCCCGACAGCCCGCTGGCGGCCGACTGCACGGTCGCCGGCCGCGCCAGCCAGGCGATCCGGTGATGGCCGCAACNNNNNNNNNNNNNNNNNNNNNNNNNNNNNNNNNNNNNNNNNNNNNNNNNNNNNNNNNNNNNNNNNNNNNNNNNNNNNNNNNNNNNNNNNNNNNNNNNNNNATCCATCACCTGACCATCGCCGGCCAGGCCTGCCACCCCGCGCAGGTGGCGGCCGGCCTTGAGGCTGCCGACTGGCCGGAGACCGGCCCCGACCTTTATGTCTTCGTGCGCCGGCTGGCGGTGCGGGGCACTGCCGGCGAGATCGGCCCCCGGGCCGCGGCCCTGACCCGGCAGCTGGTGGCAAGCGCCCTGGATGGCTGGTCGCCGGTTGCAGCCCAATCCCGGGCGGTTCGCTTTCCGGACCGGGTGTCCCTGGTTGCCTGCCTCATCCGGGATCTGCGTCTGGGGCAGGAGCGCTGGTACTGGCAGCGCTGGCAGGCCCTCTTCCGCCTGCCCCGGCCAGAGGCTATGACCCGGGCACTGGGCCTGGCCCCCCTGGAATTGCCCGATATCCTGGACCGTCTGGCGGCGGCCGAGCGGCGGGCGGTCTGGCAGGCCCTGGCCGGGGGCCCGGCGGCTCGGGTCTACGACCAGGTGCTGGCGGCCAGCGGCTGGCGGCTGCCGGGAAGCGGCGAGGCCTTACCGGAGCCCCGCGAAGGAAAGCTTGCCGCAAGCGGTGAAGAAGACCCTGCTGCCGGCCTTGGACCGCCGCCGGATCTGGTCGCTGCCGGGCTCGACCTGGCCACAGCTCGTTTGGTCGCGCTGCTGGAGGCCTGGCATCGTACGCCGGCGCTCCTCGGGCAGCCGGGCGCGGCCGCCTGGCTCGCCGGTCGCTGCCAGGCCCTGGCCGGGCGACCGGCGGCGGTCCGTCCCTCGCCGCTGGTGGCGCGGCCCGGTGCCACGGCGCCGGCCTGTGATACCTGCCGGCAGGCAGCTTCTGCTTCCGGCGCGGCCAGTGGGGCTGCCCGCCGGGCAGACCCGGGGACGACCAGGATGCCGGGTCAGGAGCCGCCGCCGGCCAGCGCGGAGGACCGGGACGCCGCGCCGCCACAGCCGCCGCAAGCCGCCATGGCGCCGGGCTCGGGTGCGGGGCTGGCGACCTCCGCCGGGCGCCCGCCGCCCGCCCCGGGCAGCGCTCCCCCAGCGCGGCCTCTGGCCTCAAGCCCCGGCCCGGGGGAGGTGATCACCGGCCAGGGCGGCCTGTTCTTTCTCCTCAATCTCCTCAAGCTGCCGGCGGCCCAGGCGCTGTTGGCAGAAGATGCCGGCCGCCAGCATGCCGGCTGGCAGTGGCTGTGGCGTCTGGGCGTGGCCCTGGGACTGGCTGGTGACGAGCCGCTACAGCGCTTCCTGAGCGGCCGGCTGCACCTGGCTGGGCCCTGGGAGCTGGCGGGGATTCCGGATCTGGCCCGGGAGGGGGAGCTGATGCAGCTGGGCGCGGCCCGCTACGGCCCCGGGGTCTGGAACGCTGGCCTTCTGGCCATGCCGGCGCTGGTTGCCGCCAGTCGCACCCGTCTCGACGTCCATTACCGCCTGGCCGACGCCCGGCCAGAGGTGCGGCGGGCTGGCCTTGATCTCGATTGCGGCTGGCTGCCCTGGCTGGGGATGGTGGTGGCCTTCCACTTCGGTCCTGGCCTCTGGCGGCCAGACAGGACCCCGGCGGAGCCTGGACCGTGACCGCGCCGCCCACCGCCCAGCTGGATGCCGTTGCCCTGGCTCGCTCCCTGGCCCACGCCGGGGTGGGCCTTTTCGGTTGCCGCCGACTGGCCCAGCCCGACCCCCTGTTCCAGGAGCTGGCCGAGGCCTATGACCCGGCAAGGCTTCTCGGCAGCCCGGCCGGGGACTGGCTGGCCGCTTGCACCGCCCTGGCCCGGCTGGCGCCGGAGCTGGCCGGGCCCCTGGGCCGGCTGCTCAGGGACTTCCGGCTCCAGCTCCACGACTGGCTCCTCCTGGCCCTGGCCGGCGAGATCGAGAGCAGCCATCTTCTGGGCCTGGCGGTGGCGGCGCTGCAGGAGCCGGCGACAAGCCCGCGGCCCAGCCTGCATCTGGCCGCGGCCCTCGGCCAGGAGCTTTTCGGTGCCGAGCGCTCGCCCCTGGCCCTGGCCCAGCACCCCCTGGTCCGGGCCGGGCTCTGGCAGATCGAAGGCCCGGGACCATTGCCCCTGTGCAGCCTGGCAGTGCAGCCCCGGCTGTGGGCGATCCTGTGCGGCGATGCCACCCCCTGGCCGGACTGCCAGCCGGTGGCGCCCGAGCCGCCGGAGCTGCTGCCTGCCGCCTTCCGGCAGGAGCTGCCCGGGGTGGCGGCCCTCATCGCCCAGGGTCGGGTCCGGGCGGTGGTGCTGCGGGGCGCCCCGGCCTGCGCTCGGCTGGCGGCGGCCCAGCTGGCCGCGCACCTGGGCTGCCAGGCCCTGACCATCCCTGGCGAGCGCTGGCGGGCCGAGCCGGCCCTCGTCCTGGCCTGCCGGTACGGCAACTGGCTGCCGGTGCTCATCCCCGAGCTGGGGTGCGGCGAGATCCTCGTCCTGGAGCCGCAGGCCCTCGGCCTGATGCCGGTGGTGGTCGGCCTGGGCAGCGCCGGTGCCGTGCAGGCGGCGGGCAGCCTGGAGCTGGCCATCCCGGCCATGGAGCTGGCCGAGCGCCGCCTGGTCTGGGAAGAGCTCGCCGGCCCGGCTGCTCCCGCCGATTGGCTGGCCACCGCCCTCCTGCCGGGAACGGCCATTGCCGCGGTGGCCGAGCGCTCCCGCCTGGAGGCCACCCGCCGGGGCGAGGAGCTGGCCATGGCCCATGTGGCCCGGTCCCGGGCCCAGCTGGACACCGCAAGGCTGCGGCTTCTCGCCCAGCCGGTGACCCTGGCGGTGGACGAGGAGGCCCTCATCCTGCCCCCCGGCCTGGCCCGGCAGTTTTCGGATCTCACCCGGCGCTGCCGCCGCCGGGAGGGGATCTGGGAGGGGCTCGGCGCCACCTGTGCCGCCACCAAGAGCCCCGGCGTGCGGATCCTCTTCTCCGGGGAGAGCGGCACCGGCAAGACCCTGGCCGCGGCCCTTCTGGCCAACCGCCTGGCGGCGCCCCTTTATCGTCTGGACCTGGCAGCGGTGATGAACAAGTACGTTGGGGAAACGGAAAAGAACCTGGGCCTGGCTCTGGATGCCGCCGCAACCAGCGACGTCATCCTGCTCCTGGACGAGGCCGATGCCCTCTTCGGCCGCCGCACCGACGGCAGCGAGACCGGCGAGCGCTACGCCAACATGCTCACCAACTTCCTCCTCACCCGCATCGAGAGCCATCCCGGCATCGTCATCCTCACCACCAACAGCCGCGGCCGCATCGATCCCGCCTTCCTGCGCCGTCTGGACGCGGTGCTGGAATTTCCCTTGCCCGGGGTGGAGGAGCGGCAGCGGCTCTGGCAGAGCCACCTGGGTAGCCGGACGCCCGGGGACGAGGTGGCGCGCCTCCTGGCCGGCTACTGCGACCTGGCCGGCGGCTTCATCCGCAACGCGGTCCTGGCCGCCGCGGCCTGCAGCCAGCGCCCGGCCAGCCAGCCCATCGAGATCGGCCTGCTGCGCGCCGCCTTGAAAGACGAGTACCGCAAGCTCGGCCGCGCTTTCCCCCCGCAGCTGGAATCCCTTCAAGGGTGATGCCATGGCCAGCCTCTCCCAAGCCCGCCGTGCTCAGAAGGGCACTCCCAAGCCGGCGCCGGCCCAGAAGCCGGCGGCCCAGGCCCCGGCAGCAGCCGGCCCGCCGGCGTATCTCCGGAGGCGGCTGCCGGTGAGCCAGCCGGGGGACCCGGCCGAGCAGCAGGCGGACCGGGTGGCAGGTGAGGTGCGGCGGGCGGCCAAGGAGAGGCCGGCCGGCCGCGGCCAGCCGCAGGTCGGCCGTGCCAAGGCCTTGGCGGTCCAGGCCCCGGAGAAGGAGCGGCAAAGCCTGGCCGCCAAGCCGGTGCCGGAGGCGCGACGGCTGCTGCGCAGCCAAGCCCCGGTGGCCAACGAGGCCACGGTGCAGCGCCAGGCAGCCTCCGGACCGGAGCCGGCCCATGTCTCCGGCCCCGCCGTCGTCAGCCCGGAAGCGGAAGAGCGGATAACGGCCCGCCGCGGCCAGGGCCAGCCCCTGCCCGAGGGCTTGCGGGCCAGCCTGGAGCAGGACCTGGGGCGGGATCTTGCCGCGGTGCGCCTCCACACCGATGCCGAGGCGGCGGCTCTGTGTGCCCAGGTCCAGGCCCGGGCCTTCACGGTGGGCGACGACATCTACTTCGGCCCCGGCCAGTTTGCCCCGGGCTCCGAGGCCGGCCGGGAGCTCCTGGCCCACGAGCTGACCCATGTCCTGCAGCAGGGTGAGAGCGGCGCCCTGGGCCGATGTCTCCTGCGGGAGATCGTGCCGGCCCCTGCCCCACCGCATCCGGCCGGCTCGGCCAGCGAGCGGGCGGCCAACGATCTCGACACCCTGGACCTGCCGGCCATCAAGCAGCGGCACCGGCCCCTCTATGACTCCTATGCCGGCTCCGGCAATCTCAAGAGGATCCGGGGCTACCACCGGGGCCGGCCAGCCCAGGTCGGGGTCTGGAACCGGGGCATCACCGTGGACGAAAACGCGGTGCGGGAGCGGCTGACCGAGCGGGGCGTCCCGGTACCGGTGGCCGATGCCGATACCGTCAACGTCAGCCTGGGGGGCACGCCGTTCTCCGGCCCCCAATCCCAGCTTCTCGCCCGGCTCAAGATCCCCACCTGGGATCGCCACGGCCGCCAGCCCACCAACGGCTTCCAGGTGGACCATATCGTCGAGCTGCAGGTCTCCGGCGAGCACGGCACCGGCGTCGGCAACTCCATCGAGAACATGGAGCTGCTCGATCAGCCCTCCAACAGCTCGTCCGGCGCCGCCATCATGACCGGCATCCGCACCAAGGTGATCGCCTACCTGGCCACCCTGCCGGCGCCCAGGCCGACCCCCGGCGACTGGCTGCGGGACCACGACCTCGTCTTCCGGCAAACCCGCATCAGCGGCGGCGGCAGCGAGGCGGCCGCGGCCTGGTGGAGCCGCACCGACATCGAGCAGGCGGAGCCGCTGCGCTGTGCCCAGCCCCTGCCGCCGTCGCCGGTGCGGGGCGAGCCGGACCTGTTCGTCCTGGCCTCGGGCGCGGCGGGCATCGAGATCGGTCGCTTCCCCAAGGGGGTGGCGGAGAGCACGATCACCCCCGCGGGTCCGGCGGCCCGCCGCCTGGCGGGCCTGGTCCTGCGCCAGATCCAGCTCACCGATGCTGCGGCCGGCACCGCCACCGGTGTGCCCATCGGCCAGGTTCTGGCCAACTGGGACCTGCCGGCCAAGTTCCAGAACCCGGCCGACCTCTTAATCCCCCTGGTCTCGGTGGGCGCCTACGCCGGCCATCTGGGGGCCATGCCAGCCCTCAATGCCGATTTCACCCCTTTGAGCGAGACCAGCTTCCCTGCGGTCTCGGTGCAGGGCAACCGCCTGGCTGCGGAGGGCCGCCTTGTCCCCTCCCTGCCCCTCCTGGGCAACACCGCCATCGTCGTCGCCCTGGACGGCGGCGACCTCTCCTTCCGCATGGACTACACCCCGGAGAATCTCCACTTGAGACTTCCCGGGGTGGAGATCGACGAGGCGCTCATCAGCATCGGCTACAGCACCGCCAGCGGCTTCGGGGTGCAAGGATCCCTGTTCTTCACCGTGCGCAGCCTGGGGGAGGGCAGCCTCACCGCCGCCGTGGATGAGGCAGGCGGCTTCTCGGCCCGCGGCGAGCTCAATGCCGACACCAGGCTCTTCGACCGGGCCCGGATCGCGGTCTGGTACCGGAACCGCCAGTTCGGCGGCGAAGGGGATCTTGGCATCGACCGGCCGGACAAGATCCGCGGCATCCGCTCTGCGGCCGTCCATGCGGAGATGAGCGAGAACAGCTTTGCCGCCACCGGCACCGTGCAGCCCAGCATCCCGGGGGTGCAGCAGGCCGGGCTTACGGTGGGCTACAGCGAGGCCGCAGGCCTCACCATCGGCGGCAGCCTGCAGCTGGCGCCGAACCCGGCCATCCGCTCCGGCTCGGTGGAGGTGACGGTGCAAAAAAGGGAGGCGGACTGGAGGGTCTCCGCCACCGGCCAGGCCCAGCCGGCGATCCCGGGGGTCGACTCCCAGCTGGCGGTGTCCTACGACGACGGGTCTTTCACCGCCGAATTCTCCGGCGCCTTCCGCCGGGGCATGCTGAGCGGCACGGTCACCGCCGGCGCCACCAACCGGCCGGTGGGTGAGGACGGACGACCCGCCGGCGAGGCGGCGCCGGACGCGCCCCTGGTGGTGTACGGCAGCGGCCAGGCCACGATCCGTCTCGCCCCCTGGCTGGCGGGCACGGCCGGCATCCGCTTCGACCCCGCCGGCGAGGTGACGGTGTCCGGCGCGATCGGTCTTCCCAGCCAGCTGGAGATCTTCCCCCGGAAGACCGTCGACCGGAGCCTCCTCAACATCGCGGCCCAGATCCCCATCGTGCCCGGCATTGTCGCCGAGATCGGCGGCAGCCTCTCGGCCCAGGCGGGCATCGGCCCGGGCGCCATCGACCAGCTCCAACTGGCCATCGAGTACACCCCGGCCCACGAGGACAGGACCCACGTCACCGGCGACGCCCACCTCAACATCCCCGCCGACGCCGGCTTGCGCCTGGCGGCCCGGGCCGGCATCGGCCTCGGCATTACCGGCGCCAGCGCCACCGGCGGCCTGGAGGTGGGCGGCAGCCTGGGGGTGGCCGGCGCCGCCGAGGCGGGGGTGCACATCGACTGGCAGCCGGCAGGTGGCCTGACCATCGACGCCTTCGGGGCGCTCACCGCCCAGCCCCGCTTCCGGTTCGATCTGTCCGGCTATGTCGCGGTGCGGGCCCTGGGCTTTTCCGTCTATGACAACCGCTGGGAGTTGGCCGCCATGGAGATCGGCTCCGACTACCAGTTTGGCGTCCGCTTTCCGGTCCACTACCGGGAGGGCCAGGCCTTCGACATCAGCCTGTCGGACGTGGAATTCCAGGTGCCGGACGTGAATCCCCGCCAGCTCCTGGATCAGGTGGTGGCGCGGCTCGCATGAGCGAGCACCATTGGACGCCCTCCGCCGGCGGCTTCGCCTGCCGGAATATCCGGCTCCACACCCAGTCAGCGGAATGATCCTTGACGCCTCCCGGGCCTTCTGGAAAGCTGCTGTGCAGCAGCGAAGGGAGCTGCCCGCCTGCCGTCCTGCAGTCAGGGATCCTGCCGTGCCCCAGAGTGCCACCCCCAATATGTGCGGCCTCGCCATCCCAGGAGGGCTGGGCCCCGGCGCTGATTCCGCTGTCCAGGAAGGGCTCCGGGATGATGGCGGCCGGTCCCACCCTCCTCCGGCGGCCGTGTGCCACCCCCACGACGTGGCGCTGGTGGGTCGCCAGAAGGAGCTGGGCTACCTGGAAGCAGCCTGGCGGCGGGCAGTGGGCGGCCAGGGCCGGCCGATCCTGGTCAGCGGCCCGCCGGGCAGCGGCAAGAGCCGTCTGGTGCGGGAGCTGCTGCGGCGGTTGCGCCGGGACCATACCCTGCTGGTGCTGGCCGCCCAGTGCTCGGCCTCAGACCCCAGCCCCTTGGCGCCGGTGCGGGCCGCCCTGGACGAGTGGCTCAAGGGGCTGCCAGCCCAGGACGGCCACCGGGTCCGGGACCGGATCCGTGCCGTGGCCGGGGAGGCGGCGTCGCTGCTGGGCCGGTTGTCGCCGCGGCTGGCGGCCCTCCTGGGGGAGACGGCGCAGGGCGGTGACTTCGGGGTCACCGAGGACCAGTTCT
Encoded proteins:
- a CDS encoding ATP-binding protein, giving the protein MTAPPTAQLDAVALARSLAHAGVGLFGCRRLAQPDPLFQELAEAYDPARLLGSPAGDWLAACTALARLAPELAGPLGRLLRDFRLQLHDWLLLALAGEIESSHLLGLAVAALQEPATSPRPSLHLAAALGQELFGAERSPLALAQHPLVRAGLWQIEGPGPLPLCSLAVQPRLWAILCGDATPWPDCQPVAPEPPELLPAAFRQELPGVAALIAQGRVRAVVLRGAPACARLAAAQLAAHLGCQALTIPGERWRAEPALVLACRYGNWLPVLIPELGCGEILVLEPQALGLMPVVVGLGSAGAVQAAGSLELAIPAMELAERRLVWEELAGPAAPADWLATALLPGTAIAAVAERSRLEATRRGEELAMAHVARSRAQLDTARLRLLAQPVTLAVDEEALILPPGLARQFSDLTRRCRRREGIWEGLGATCAATKSPGVRILFSGESGTGKTLAAALLANRLAAPLYRLDLAAVMNKYVGETEKNLGLALDAAATSDVILLLDEADALFGRRTDGSETGERYANMLTNFLLTRIESHPGIVILTTNSRGRIDPAFLRRLDAVLEFPLPGVEERQRLWQSHLGSRTPGDEVARLLAGYCDLAGGFIRNAVLAAAACSQRPASQPIEIGLLRAALKDEYRKLGRAFPPQLESLQG
- a CDS encoding DUF4157 domain-containing protein; this encodes MASLSQARRAQKGTPKPAPAQKPAAQAPAAAGPPAYLRRRLPVSQPGDPAEQQADRVAGEVRRAAKERPAGRGQPQVGRAKALAVQAPEKERQSLAAKPVPEARRLLRSQAPVANEATVQRQAASGPEPAHVSGPAVVSPEAEERITARRGQGQPLPEGLRASLEQDLGRDLAAVRLHTDAEAAALCAQVQARAFTVGDDIYFGPGQFAPGSEAGRELLAHELTHVLQQGESGALGRCLLREIVPAPAPPHPAGSASERAANDLDTLDLPAIKQRHRPLYDSYAGSGNLKRIRGYHRGRPAQVGVWNRGITVDENAVRERLTERGVPVPVADADTVNVSLGGTPFSGPQSQLLARLKIPTWDRHGRQPTNGFQVDHIVELQVSGEHGTGVGNSIENMELLDQPSNSSSGAAIMTGIRTKVIAYLATLPAPRPTPGDWLRDHDLVFRQTRISGGGSEAAAAWWSRTDIEQAEPLRCAQPLPPSPVRGEPDLFVLASGAAGIEIGRFPKGVAESTITPAGPAARRLAGLVLRQIQLTDAAAGTATGVPIGQVLANWDLPAKFQNPADLLIPLVSVGAYAGHLGAMPALNADFTPLSETSFPAVSVQGNRLAAEGRLVPSLPLLGNTAIVVALDGGDLSFRMDYTPENLHLRLPGVEIDEALISIGYSTASGFGVQGSLFFTVRSLGEGSLTAAVDEAGGFSARGELNADTRLFDRARIAVWYRNRQFGGEGDLGIDRPDKIRGIRSAAVHAEMSENSFAATGTVQPSIPGVQQAGLTVGYSEAAGLTIGGSLQLAPNPAIRSGSVEVTVQKREADWRVSATGQAQPAIPGVDSQLAVSYDDGSFTAEFSGAFRRGMLSGTVTAGATNRPVGEDGRPAGEAAPDAPLVVYGSGQATIRLAPWLAGTAGIRFDPAGEVTVSGAIGLPSQLEIFPRKTVDRSLLNIAAQIPIVPGIVAEIGGSLSAQAGIGPGAIDQLQLAIEYTPAHEDRTHVTGDAHLNIPADAGLRLAARAGIGLGITGASATGGLEVGGSLGVAGAAEAGVHIDWQPAGGLTIDAFGALTAQPRFRFDLSGYVAVRALGFSVYDNRWELAAMEIGSDYQFGVRFPVHYREGQAFDISLSDVEFQVPDVNPRQLLDQVVARLA